One uncultured Draconibacterium sp. genomic window, AATTCGGTTTAACAATCATTATTTCGAAGGCCGACAAATCGAGTTTAATTGGTTCGAACTTATCACCAATACCGCTTGCAAAAGTTGGTTTATTCTGAATAAAAAACGGACAGTCGGCCCCTAATTGTGCTGCATAACTTTCAAGTTTCTCTGCAGATATGCTAAGCTCAAAATATTCATTCAACATTTTTAACGAAAATGCAGCATCTGCCGAACCTCCCCCCAAACCTGCGCCAAACGGGATAACTTTATGCAAATGAAGCTTAACCGGAGGTAAATCGAAATCCTTTTGAAGAAGTTTGTAGGCTTTAAAAACGAGATTATTTTCGGCTTCACCATCAATCTGAATTCCTGATGATGAAAAATCGGTTTTTTCTGATGGAATAATTTCCAATGCATCGGCTAGTTTTACCGGGTAAAATATAGTTTCAAGCTTGTGGTATCCATCCTTACGTTTTGAAACCACATTCAAACCAATATTTATTTTCGCATTCGGAAATGATATCATGGAGCAAAAATAAAAAAGCCATCCGAGATCCGAATGGCTTTTTAAATATTCTTATGAAAAATGATCGTATTCTTCGGGCGATCCACAAGTACAAATCAGGTTTCGGTCGCCCCAGGCATTATCTACCCGTCCAACCGGCACCCAGTATTTGTTGTCGCGAACCCAATCTAAAGGATAGGCGGCTTTCTCGCGTCCATAACCATGTTCCCAAATGTCAGCACAAACCGTTTGCGCAGTGTGAGGAGCATTCTTAAGCACATTGTCATCTTTGTCCACAGCTCCACTCTCCACTTCCTTAACTTCTTCGAATATCGAATTAAGCGCGCTTATAAAACGATCCAACTCCCCTTTCGATTCACTTTCGGTAGGTTCAATCATTAAAGTTCCATGTACCGGAAATGAAAGAGTTGGCGCATGAAAACCGTAATCCATTAAACGCTTGGCGATATCTTCTTCGGTAATTCCTGCCGTTGCTTTCAGATGGCGGCACTCTAATATAAGTTCGTGTGCTACCCGACCGTTTTCACCGGTATACAAAATTCCGTAATTATCTTTTAAAGCTGTTGCAATGTAGTTCGCATTAAGTATGGCCACTTTTGTTGCCTCTGTTAAACCTTCGGCACCCATCA contains:
- the ispE gene encoding 4-(cytidine 5'-diphospho)-2-C-methyl-D-erythritol kinase; the encoded protein is MISFPNAKINIGLNVVSKRKDGYHKLETIFYPVKLADALEIIPSEKTDFSSSGIQIDGEAENNLVFKAYKLLQKDFDLPPVKLHLHKVIPFGAGLGGGSADAAFSLKMLNEYFELSISAEKLESYAAQLGADCPFFIQNKPTFASGIGDKFEPIKLDLSAFEIMIVKPNCSVSTPEAYRNIVPAPPKFNLKEIESLPVEEWKDIVKNDFENSVFPRCPEIEKLKNQLYEMGAIYASMSGSGSAVFGIFRHLPTNTDKYLPKGIFIYR